The following proteins come from a genomic window of Kitasatospora sp. NBC_01246:
- a CDS encoding glycoside hydrolase family 2 protein, which yields MKDVTQLDQGWALHHAGSRLPAAVPGCVHTDLLAAGLIPDPFLEANETDVAWVSRQDWTYTLDLPDHGTRHERTDLVFEGLDTAATITLGGTELGSTRNMHRGYRFDATGLTGELAVRFTSAYREAERVRALVGDRPNVYPEPFQYIRKMAASFGWDWGPTLPGAGIWRPARIERWSTARLARVRPHTAVNGTTGTVELHLDLERTTTGAARELTATATIGDHTATVAFPVGQDTAVIVLDVPDPALWWPRGYGDQALYDLDVTLADAQGPLDSWHRRVGFRTIELDTSDDEHGSGFTLAVNGVRLFVRGVNWIPDDTLVSRVTPERYRERLTRAAEANVDLVRVWGGGIYEDEAFYDTCDELGLMVWQDFLFACAAYPEEQPLRGEIEAEARENVVRLMPHPSLVLWNGNNENLWGFRDWGWETELASASWGEGYYLGVLPRIVAELDPTRPYTAGSPWSGSWDHHPNDVDHGTHHSWEVWNRQDYAEYRATVPRFVAEFGWQAPPAHATLRRALPTEELATDSPGMLHHQKAEDGNGKLDRGVERHFDLPADFDRWHYLTQVVQARAVAAGIEHWRSHWPRCAGTVVWQLNDCWPVSSWAAIDGDGRLKPLWYELRRVFADRLITLQPTTGDAAPTVALANQAAQPWHTVVTLRRVSADGTTTTTTELPVTVEARSVLRLPVPNALAPTAGSTKEFLAADADDLRAVHFPVPDKRFDYARPEFELTVEPVADDDTALDIVVTAHTLVRDLLLQADRLAPDAVADRGLLTLLAGERARIRVTGAPGIDADTARAALYCVEPA from the coding sequence ATGAAGGACGTCACCCAGCTCGACCAGGGCTGGGCCCTGCACCACGCGGGGAGTCGGCTCCCCGCCGCCGTGCCCGGCTGCGTCCACACCGATCTGCTGGCCGCCGGTCTGATCCCGGACCCGTTCCTGGAGGCCAACGAGACCGACGTCGCCTGGGTCAGCCGCCAGGACTGGACCTACACCCTGGACCTGCCGGACCACGGCACCCGGCACGAGCGCACCGACCTGGTCTTCGAAGGGCTCGACACCGCCGCCACCATCACCCTCGGCGGCACGGAACTCGGCTCCACCCGCAACATGCACCGCGGCTACCGCTTCGACGCCACCGGCCTGACCGGCGAGCTGGCGGTGCGCTTCACCAGCGCCTACCGGGAGGCCGAGCGGGTGCGCGCCCTGGTCGGCGACCGCCCCAACGTCTATCCGGAGCCGTTCCAGTACATCCGCAAGATGGCCGCGAGCTTCGGTTGGGACTGGGGCCCGACCCTGCCCGGTGCCGGCATCTGGCGACCGGCCCGGATCGAGCGCTGGTCCACCGCCCGACTGGCCCGGGTGCGCCCGCACACCGCCGTCAACGGCACCACCGGCACCGTCGAACTCCACCTCGACCTGGAGCGCACCACCACCGGCGCGGCCCGCGAGCTCACGGCCACCGCCACCATCGGCGACCACACCGCCACGGTCGCCTTCCCGGTCGGCCAGGACACCGCCGTCATCGTCCTGGACGTCCCCGACCCCGCGCTCTGGTGGCCGCGCGGCTACGGCGACCAGGCCCTGTACGACCTCGACGTGACGCTCGCCGACGCACAGGGGCCGCTCGACAGCTGGCACCGCCGCGTCGGCTTCCGCACCATCGAGCTCGACACCTCCGACGACGAACACGGCAGCGGCTTCACCCTGGCGGTCAACGGCGTCCGCCTGTTCGTCCGGGGCGTCAACTGGATCCCCGACGACACCCTGGTCAGCCGGGTCACGCCCGAACGCTACCGGGAGCGCCTCACCCGCGCCGCCGAGGCCAACGTCGACCTCGTGCGGGTCTGGGGCGGCGGCATCTACGAGGACGAGGCCTTCTACGACACCTGCGACGAACTCGGCCTGATGGTCTGGCAGGACTTCCTCTTCGCCTGCGCCGCCTACCCGGAGGAGCAGCCGCTGCGCGGCGAGATCGAGGCCGAGGCCCGCGAGAACGTCGTCCGCCTCATGCCGCACCCCTCACTCGTGCTGTGGAACGGCAACAACGAGAACCTCTGGGGCTTCCGCGACTGGGGCTGGGAGACCGAACTCGCCTCGGCCTCCTGGGGCGAGGGCTACTACCTCGGCGTGCTGCCCCGCATCGTCGCCGAACTCGACCCCACCCGCCCCTACACGGCCGGCAGCCCCTGGTCCGGCAGCTGGGACCACCACCCCAACGACGTCGACCACGGCACCCACCACTCCTGGGAGGTGTGGAACCGCCAGGACTACGCCGAGTACCGGGCCACCGTCCCCCGCTTCGTCGCCGAGTTCGGCTGGCAGGCCCCGCCCGCCCACGCCACCCTGCGCCGCGCCCTGCCCACCGAAGAACTGGCCACCGACTCCCCCGGCATGCTCCACCACCAGAAGGCCGAGGACGGCAACGGCAAGCTCGACCGCGGCGTCGAGCGCCACTTCGACCTCCCCGCCGACTTCGACCGCTGGCACTACCTCACCCAGGTCGTCCAGGCCCGCGCCGTCGCCGCCGGCATCGAGCACTGGCGCTCCCACTGGCCCCGCTGTGCGGGGACCGTCGTCTGGCAGCTCAACGACTGCTGGCCGGTCTCCTCCTGGGCCGCCATCGACGGCGACGGCCGCCTCAAGCCGCTCTGGTACGAGCTGCGCCGCGTCTTCGCCGACCGACTCATCACCCTCCAACCCACCACCGGCGACGCCGCCCCGACCGTCGCCCTGGCCAACCAGGCAGCCCAGCCCTGGCACACCGTCGTCACCCTGCGCAGGGTCTCCGCCGACGGCACCACCACCACGACCACCGAACTGCCGGTGACCGTCGAAGCCCGCTCGGTGCTGCGCCTGCCGGTACCGAACGCGCTGGCGCCGACGGCCGGCTCGACCAAGGAGTTCCTGGCCGCCGACGCCGACGACCTGCGTGCGGTGCACTTCCCGGTACCGGACAAGCGGTTCGACTACGCGCGGCCCGAGTTCGAACTGACCGTGGAGCCGGTGGCCGACGACGACACGGCCCTCGACATCGTGGTCACCGCCCACACCCTCGTCCGCGACCTGCTGCTGCAGGCGGACCGGCTGGCACCCGACGCGGTCGCCGACCGAGGCCTCCTGACCCTGCTCGCGGGCGAGCGGGCCCGGATCCGGGTCACCGGGGCGCCCGGCATCGATGCCGACACCGCCCGCGCCGCCCTGTACTGCGTGGAACCCGCGTGA
- a CDS encoding 2-hydroxyacid dehydrogenase, whose translation MDRRRVVVTGATFPDQVVRKLEAGGFTVESLPGDLDEDKVVQALHGAWGYVLGGSEVMSARAWDRLPDLAVACFMGTGYGSFMEVPEGASPTRFCYTPHANAVAVAEFTVAQMLDLVRGVTRRVTGVRAGLWSEDATPSLVGARLGVAGMGHIGREVARMAHAAFGMEVLYWNRTHRPELDGLPYTAVASLDDLFEAAEVVTLHFPHQPGVNDGVIGARQLTALGPDGFLINTARAALVDPDALRTALAEDLIAGAAFDGYYTEPTPDPAEDPYGLMEFVPDRLLVTPHCAYLSTQAVRHMAEMAAENLLSVARGDEPRYPATAG comes from the coding sequence ATGGACAGGCGCAGGGTGGTCGTGACCGGGGCGACCTTCCCGGACCAGGTGGTACGGAAGCTGGAGGCCGGCGGGTTCACCGTCGAGTCGCTCCCCGGCGACCTGGACGAGGACAAGGTGGTCCAGGCGCTGCACGGCGCCTGGGGCTACGTACTGGGCGGGTCGGAGGTGATGTCCGCGCGCGCGTGGGACCGGCTGCCGGATCTCGCGGTGGCGTGCTTCATGGGCACCGGCTACGGCTCCTTCATGGAAGTACCCGAGGGCGCTTCGCCGACCCGGTTCTGCTACACCCCGCACGCCAACGCCGTGGCCGTCGCGGAGTTCACCGTCGCTCAGATGCTCGACCTGGTCCGCGGGGTGACCCGCCGGGTGACGGGCGTGCGGGCGGGGCTGTGGAGCGAGGACGCGACGCCCTCGCTGGTCGGCGCCCGACTCGGGGTGGCCGGCATGGGCCACATCGGCCGCGAGGTGGCCCGGATGGCGCACGCCGCGTTCGGCATGGAGGTCCTGTACTGGAACCGCACGCACCGCCCGGAGCTCGACGGGCTGCCCTACACCGCAGTCGCCTCCCTGGACGACCTGTTCGAGGCCGCCGAGGTCGTGACCCTGCACTTCCCCCACCAGCCGGGCGTCAACGACGGCGTGATCGGCGCACGGCAGTTGACGGCGCTGGGCCCCGACGGCTTCCTGATCAACACCGCCCGCGCCGCCCTCGTCGACCCCGACGCCCTGCGCACCGCGCTCGCCGAGGACCTGATCGCCGGCGCGGCCTTCGACGGCTACTACACCGAACCGACGCCGGACCCGGCCGAGGACCCGTACGGACTGATGGAGTTCGTCCCGGACCGGCTCCTGGTCACGCCCCACTGCGCCTACCTCAGCACCCAGGCCGTCCGGCACATGGCCGAGATGGCCGCGGAGAACCTGCTCTCCGTCGCCCGGGGCGACGAACCCCGCTACCCCGCCACGGCCGGGTAG
- a CDS encoding dihydrofolate reductase family protein, with protein MTQLLRVQNFVVSSDGVAAGEDQSFERPFGFDHPERLFSWAGATASWPMRTDPGGSRGLDDYFTRDYPRNIGAEIMGRNKFGPQRGPWQDHEWRGWWGDEPPFRTPVFVMTHHTRPSFTLSDTTFHFVDGDPATVLEQAREAAQGKDVRLGGGVTTVREFLDADLVDTLHVAVSPLKLGSGLRLWESPDELLDRFHLDVVPSSSGVTHHLFWRK; from the coding sequence ATGACGCAACTGCTGAGGGTCCAGAACTTCGTCGTCTCGAGTGACGGCGTCGCGGCCGGCGAGGACCAGAGCTTCGAGCGCCCGTTCGGCTTCGACCACCCCGAGCGGCTGTTCTCCTGGGCCGGCGCGACGGCGAGCTGGCCGATGCGCACCGACCCCGGGGGCAGCCGGGGTCTCGACGACTACTTCACCCGCGACTACCCCCGCAACATCGGGGCCGAGATCATGGGCCGCAACAAGTTCGGGCCCCAGCGCGGGCCCTGGCAGGACCACGAGTGGCGCGGCTGGTGGGGGGACGAGCCGCCGTTCCGCACCCCGGTGTTCGTCATGACCCACCACACGCGGCCGTCGTTCACGCTCTCCGACACCACGTTCCACTTCGTCGACGGCGACCCGGCCACGGTCCTGGAGCAGGCGCGGGAGGCGGCGCAGGGCAAGGACGTCCGGCTCGGCGGGGGAGTCACCACCGTCCGGGAGTTCCTCGACGCCGACCTCGTCGACACCCTGCACGTGGCGGTCTCGCCGCTGAAGCTCGGGTCCGGCCTGCGGCTCTGGGAGTCCCCCGACGAGCTGCTCGACCGCTTCCACCTGGACGTCGTGCCCAGCTCCAGCGGTGTGACGCACCATCTGTTCTGGCGTAAGTGA
- a CDS encoding maleylpyruvate isomerase N-terminal domain-containing protein, with translation MDLFGRSWAALRAAVDGLAEEDFAEPSGCAGWLVRDLVCHLVIDAQDVLITLVTPSPAEPTRDAASYWQVSAEPPDGQDPLDALTVRLAAAYGDPGLLRLHLDDVGSAAGRAAELADPRLRVATQGQVLTAGDYLDAYVLEWTLHHLDLVAHLPHLPGPPAEGLAGARRLLERIAGGAFPASFADADALLVGTGRRAATPAERTALGAHGAPGTKVPLVLG, from the coding sequence GTGGATCTCTTCGGACGGTCATGGGCGGCGCTGCGGGCCGCGGTGGACGGGCTCGCGGAGGAGGACTTCGCCGAGCCGTCGGGTTGTGCCGGGTGGCTGGTGCGGGACTTGGTGTGCCACCTGGTGATCGACGCCCAGGACGTACTGATCACCCTGGTCACCCCGTCCCCCGCGGAGCCGACCCGGGACGCGGCGTCGTACTGGCAGGTGTCCGCCGAACCGCCCGACGGCCAGGACCCGTTGGACGCGCTGACCGTCCGGCTGGCCGCCGCCTACGGGGACCCGGGGCTGCTCCGCCTCCACCTCGACGACGTCGGCTCCGCGGCGGGGCGCGCCGCCGAACTCGCCGATCCGCGGCTGCGGGTGGCCACCCAGGGGCAGGTGCTGACCGCCGGTGACTACCTGGACGCCTACGTGCTGGAGTGGACGCTGCACCACCTCGATCTGGTCGCTCACCTGCCGCACCTGCCGGGCCCGCCCGCCGAGGGGCTGGCCGGGGCGCGTCGGTTGCTGGAGCGGATCGCCGGAGGAGCGTTCCCGGCCTCGTTCGCGGACGCGGACGCGCTGCTGGTCGGCACCGGGCGGCGGGCCGCGACCCCGGCCGAGCGGACGGCACTCGGGGCGCACGGGGCACCGGGGACGAAGGTGCCGCTGGTCCTCGGGTGA
- a CDS encoding DUF6247 family protein: MTDDEVEDLLSAQPDHLPAPPSAPAPRAAAQLLVRIHAEPPERSARWLPAFERDWAKALEDSRQTYDLSPLHEVVRTWRFRLDSAPAVDAFLAAGLDDEDGIDLAELTGTNP, translated from the coding sequence GTGACCGACGACGAAGTGGAGGACCTCTTGAGCGCCCAGCCCGACCACCTGCCCGCCCCGCCGTCGGCCCCGGCGCCTCGCGCCGCCGCCCAACTGCTCGTCCGCATCCACGCCGAGCCGCCCGAGCGGTCCGCCCGGTGGCTGCCGGCCTTCGAGCGGGACTGGGCGAAGGCGCTGGAGGACTCCCGCCAGACCTACGACCTCTCCCCGTTGCACGAGGTGGTCCGGACCTGGCGGTTCCGCCTGGACAGCGCACCGGCGGTCGACGCGTTCCTCGCTGCCGGCCTGGACGACGAGGACGGCATCGATCTCGCCGAACTCACCGGGACGAACCCGTGA
- a CDS encoding DUF6215 domain-containing protein, whose protein sequence is MATVKPGRNTAATVTAVALAAVGIGGGAWALVAPRTERAEPPAACAAPRPTDPASYAALCAALNRPDLPALLGTPQDRVSTAGPAPFGLGKDAMVEVRLGVSAVALTDSSTTVEDIADMPRFLPRPATVLGHPAMTYYTDAMSLGFGTDGKATTGVGSPVRNLVVAQGAGAPGGRAFEVAVFRHDGRPVDDALLYRVAEAVMPTLPGWVTAPSEPSGH, encoded by the coding sequence GTGGCGACAGTCAAGCCCGGCAGGAACACCGCGGCCACGGTGACGGCGGTGGCACTCGCCGCCGTCGGAATCGGCGGCGGCGCGTGGGCGCTGGTCGCCCCCCGCACCGAGCGGGCCGAACCCCCGGCCGCGTGTGCCGCACCCCGGCCCACGGACCCGGCCAGCTACGCCGCGCTCTGCGCCGCCCTCAACCGCCCCGACCTGCCGGCCCTGCTGGGCACGCCGCAGGACCGGGTCTCCACGGCCGGTCCGGCACCCTTCGGCCTGGGCAAGGACGCCATGGTGGAGGTTCGGCTGGGGGTGAGTGCCGTCGCCCTGACGGACAGCTCCACCACGGTCGAGGACATCGCCGACATGCCGCGGTTCCTCCCCCGGCCCGCCACCGTGCTCGGCCATCCCGCCATGACGTACTACACCGACGCCATGAGCCTCGGCTTCGGCACGGACGGGAAGGCCACCACCGGCGTCGGCTCCCCTGTCCGGAACCTCGTCGTCGCGCAGGGCGCCGGCGCCCCGGGCGGCCGGGCCTTCGAGGTCGCCGTCTTCCGCCACGACGGCCGTCCCGTCGACGACGCACTCCTGTACCGGGTCGCCGAGGCCGTCATGCCCACCCTCCCCGGCTGGGTCACGGCGCCCTCGGAACCGTCCGGCCACTGA
- a CDS encoding rhomboid family intramembrane serine protease, with translation MSPHEIGLYASAAVVVGAGLRTLVLAGLTGGSGHGGSASGDSGPGEVLAVVRTALARRPRVTLALFAVMAAMAVVQYAVPGVVEDLMRRPGALSDGQWWRAGTALLVQSSGITQIAFNLSALLVIGAVTEAVLGRWRTLGVFLASGVLAHVVSLAGWAPNGGGDSVAICGLLGALAVTCLLGRSTLGVTAKDIWPVLLIPAAGTFLCLLENNHGAGLVAGCLIGLALALRGRELPPQSVVA, from the coding sequence ATGTCGCCGCATGAGATCGGGTTGTACGCGAGCGCGGCGGTGGTGGTCGGTGCGGGGCTGCGGACCTTGGTCCTGGCCGGCCTCACGGGCGGCTCCGGACACGGCGGTTCGGCGAGCGGCGACTCCGGGCCGGGTGAGGTGTTGGCGGTTGTCCGTACCGCCTTGGCGCGGCGCCCCAGGGTCACCCTCGCGCTGTTCGCGGTGATGGCGGCGATGGCGGTGGTCCAGTACGCGGTGCCCGGCGTGGTCGAGGACCTGATGCGCCGGCCGGGTGCGCTGTCGGACGGTCAGTGGTGGCGGGCCGGGACCGCGCTGCTGGTGCAGTCCTCGGGGATCACGCAGATCGCGTTCAACCTGTCGGCGCTGCTCGTGATCGGCGCCGTCACCGAAGCGGTCCTCGGACGGTGGCGGACCCTGGGCGTCTTCCTGGCCAGCGGTGTCCTGGCCCATGTGGTCAGCCTGGCCGGCTGGGCGCCGAACGGGGGCGGCGACTCCGTGGCCATCTGCGGACTGCTGGGCGCACTGGCCGTCACCTGTCTGCTGGGCAGGAGCACGCTGGGCGTGACCGCCAAGGACATCTGGCCCGTACTGCTCATCCCCGCGGCCGGCACGTTCCTGTGTCTGCTGGAGAACAACCACGGTGCCGGACTGGTGGCGGGCTGCCTGATCGGCCTGGCCCTCGCGCTCCGCGGCAGGGAGCTGCCTCCGCAATCGGTCGTGGCGTAG
- a CDS encoding alpha/beta hydrolase family protein, which translates to MKPLLFENDPQFWYETLRAIGHAAYGGSDFGEVIATAQRITAGDYDGWYEEWSATAERTAAEAATALAGGHRISARDAYLRASNYFRSAEFFLHGNPKDPRIAASYERAVDTFRSAAALFEPRIEPVEIPFEGTVLHGYFYRAPGDAPAPTIVMHNGFDGSAEEMHFFGGAAGQERGYHVLTFDGPGQPAARFRDGLPFRPNWESVVTPVVDWLIAERPEVDPERIALLGLSMGGLLAPRAAAFEHRLAAVIAVDGVYDLGEVSVKNLPMPRPEAEALLRAEHAPEIDASIEALMKTNPTVRWAITHGSYVMDVATPRAFLASYLDYTLADGIAERITCPTLVCDAEEDLFFDGQAQQLYDRLTCPKTLARFTVAEGAGAHCHTGAQRLAMGRILDWLDTVLR; encoded by the coding sequence ATGAAGCCCCTGCTCTTCGAGAACGACCCGCAGTTCTGGTACGAGACCCTCCGGGCGATCGGCCACGCGGCCTACGGAGGCTCCGACTTCGGCGAGGTGATCGCCACGGCCCAGAGGATCACCGCCGGTGACTACGACGGCTGGTACGAGGAGTGGTCCGCCACCGCCGAGCGCACCGCCGCCGAGGCCGCCACCGCCCTGGCCGGCGGCCACCGGATCAGTGCCCGGGACGCCTACCTGCGGGCGAGCAACTACTTCCGCTCCGCCGAGTTCTTCCTGCACGGCAACCCGAAGGACCCCCGCATCGCGGCCTCCTACGAGCGCGCGGTGGACACCTTCCGCTCGGCGGCCGCCCTCTTCGAGCCCCGCATCGAACCCGTCGAGATCCCCTTCGAGGGCACCGTGCTCCACGGCTACTTCTACCGGGCCCCCGGCGACGCGCCCGCGCCCACGATCGTCATGCACAACGGCTTCGACGGGTCCGCCGAGGAGATGCACTTCTTCGGGGGAGCGGCCGGCCAGGAGCGCGGCTACCACGTGCTCACCTTCGACGGCCCGGGCCAGCCGGCCGCCCGCTTCCGGGACGGGCTGCCCTTCCGCCCGAACTGGGAGAGCGTCGTCACCCCGGTGGTCGACTGGCTGATCGCCGAGCGCCCCGAGGTCGACCCCGAGCGCATCGCCCTGCTCGGCCTCAGCATGGGCGGCCTGCTCGCGCCCAGGGCGGCCGCCTTCGAACACCGACTGGCCGCCGTGATCGCCGTCGACGGTGTGTACGACCTCGGCGAAGTCAGCGTGAAGAACCTGCCGATGCCGCGCCCCGAGGCCGAGGCCCTGCTGCGCGCCGAGCACGCCCCCGAGATCGACGCCTCCATCGAGGCGCTGATGAAGACCAACCCGACCGTGCGCTGGGCCATCACGCACGGCTCCTACGTCATGGACGTGGCGACCCCGCGAGCGTTCCTCGCCTCCTACCTCGACTACACGCTCGCCGACGGCATCGCCGAGCGGATCACCTGCCCCACCCTCGTCTGCGACGCCGAGGAGGACCTCTTCTTCGACGGCCAGGCCCAGCAGCTCTACGACCGCCTCACCTGCCCCAAGACCCTCGCCCGCTTCACCGTCGCCGAGGGTGCGGGCGCCCACTGCCACACCGGCGCCCAGCGTCTCGCCATGGGCCGGATCCTCGACTGGCTCGACACCGTCCTGCGGTGA
- a CDS encoding TetR/AcrR family transcriptional regulator: MNEDQVRRRTGGRSARVREAVLGATAELIAEHGHARISIAQIAERSGVHQTSIYRRWRSTDAIVLELAVERLSATSVIPDTGTLRGDLVAYAHGAASSIEGPDGLALLQALVALPAGSADAGLDPRTVLAPRGRDLQDMLDRAVARGEPQLHLMDVLDGIVAPLYLRVLFRIGGIDEAYLDSLVVRTLAAAATD; encoded by the coding sequence GTGAACGAAGACCAGGTACGGCGCAGGACCGGCGGCCGAAGCGCCCGCGTACGGGAGGCGGTGCTCGGCGCGACGGCCGAGCTGATCGCCGAGCACGGCCACGCACGGATCTCCATCGCCCAGATCGCCGAACGTTCCGGCGTCCACCAGACGTCGATCTACCGGCGCTGGCGGTCGACCGACGCGATCGTGCTGGAGCTCGCGGTGGAGCGCCTCTCCGCCACGTCCGTGATCCCCGACACCGGGACACTGCGCGGGGACCTCGTCGCCTACGCCCACGGGGCGGCGTCGTCGATCGAGGGACCGGACGGCCTGGCACTCCTACAGGCGCTCGTCGCCCTGCCCGCCGGGAGTGCCGACGCCGGCCTCGACCCCAGGACCGTGCTCGCGCCGCGCGGCAGGGACCTGCAGGACATGCTCGACCGGGCCGTGGCACGCGGGGAGCCGCAGCTGCACCTGATGGACGTCCTGGACGGGATCGTCGCACCGCTCTACCTGCGGGTCCTCTTCCGGATCGGGGGGATCGACGAGGCGTACCTCGACTCCCTGGTCGTCAGGACGCTGGCGGCGGCGGCGACGGACTGA
- a CDS encoding alpha/beta fold hydrolase has protein sequence MAAGKSTRTRRLATAAVWAAAASVVLGTAVAGGTANASAPVAVGVRPTIVLEHGAFADASSWNGVIKRLQADGYPVVAPAVPLRGPASDAVALRGLLQHIPGPKILVGHSYGGSVISAAGANDPQVRALVYVAAFLPAPGETALELSGRFPGSTLGDALDPVTYPLADGTATTDLYIRADAFRHQFAADVPAAQAALMAATQRPIAQSALQEPATVAAWTEKPSWDVVTTQDLNIPEAAQLFMARRAHARVTLVPASHSVAVSHPGTVAQVIEEAARTTR, from the coding sequence ATGGCAGCAGGAAAGAGCACCCGGACGCGCCGGCTGGCAACGGCGGCGGTCTGGGCCGCGGCCGCGAGCGTCGTACTGGGCACGGCCGTGGCCGGGGGCACCGCGAACGCGAGCGCGCCGGTCGCGGTCGGCGTCAGGCCGACGATCGTCCTGGAACACGGCGCGTTCGCCGACGCGTCCAGCTGGAACGGCGTGATCAAGCGGCTCCAGGCGGACGGGTACCCGGTGGTGGCCCCCGCCGTCCCGCTCCGCGGCCCCGCCTCCGACGCGGTCGCGCTGCGCGGCCTGCTCCAGCACATACCGGGGCCGAAGATCCTGGTGGGCCACTCCTACGGCGGCTCGGTCATCAGCGCGGCCGGCGCGAACGACCCGCAGGTCAGGGCCCTGGTGTACGTGGCGGCCTTCCTGCCAGCGCCCGGGGAGACGGCGCTGGAGCTGTCCGGCAGGTTCCCCGGGTCCACCCTCGGGGACGCGCTGGACCCGGTCACCTACCCGCTGGCCGACGGCACCGCCACCACGGACCTGTACATCCGGGCGGACGCGTTCCGCCACCAGTTCGCCGCCGACGTCCCCGCCGCCCAGGCGGCGCTCATGGCCGCCACCCAGCGCCCGATCGCCCAGAGCGCGCTCCAGGAGCCGGCCACCGTCGCCGCCTGGACGGAGAAGCCGAGCTGGGACGTCGTCACGACCCAGGACCTGAACATCCCCGAGGCCGCCCAGCTCTTCATGGCCCGCCGCGCCCACGCCCGCGTCACCCTCGTCCCGGCCTCGCACTCGGTCGCCGTGTCGCATCCGGGGACCGTGGCGCAGGTGATCGAGGAAGCCGCCCGGACCACCCGCTGA
- a CDS encoding Ohr family peroxiredoxin: protein MAVSYTGVVTVTGEGRNGGQVTASDGLLSTALAIPKALGGAGGATNPEQLFAAGWGACFLGAVRRAAAEREVRLTSTAVTVEATLTHGDDGEFGLSAVLDLELGGVDQAMAEELGAAAHRLCPYSKATRGNIPVTVRASAVAG, encoded by the coding sequence ATGGCAGTCAGTTACACCGGTGTGGTCACGGTGACCGGCGAGGGGCGCAACGGCGGGCAGGTCACCGCCAGCGACGGCCTGCTCAGCACCGCACTGGCCATCCCGAAGGCGCTGGGCGGCGCGGGCGGCGCCACCAACCCGGAGCAGCTGTTCGCGGCCGGCTGGGGGGCGTGCTTCCTGGGCGCGGTGCGGCGTGCCGCCGCCGAGCGCGAGGTCCGGCTGACCAGCACCGCCGTCACCGTCGAGGCCACGCTGACCCACGGCGACGACGGGGAGTTCGGCCTCAGCGCGGTGCTCGACCTCGAACTCGGCGGCGTGGACCAGGCGATGGCCGAGGAGCTGGGAGCCGCCGCGCACCGGCTGTGCCCCTACTCCAAGGCGACCCGGGGCAACATCCCGGTCACCGTCCGCGCGAGCGCGGTGGCCGGCTGA
- a CDS encoding alpha/beta hydrolase, which yields MFIHGAWLHALSWECWVERFTGHGYRALAPGWPGEAATAREAREHPDRVPDLGLDGLTDHYAGIVRSFEVPPVIIGHSVGGLVAQHLVGAGLGRAAVALAPAPVNDVALRCPDCACASARLAVPLTPERFRDLLGTTVGGAEGERLYDRYVVPAPRRLLADLGCGGGPRHPSTSADTRNAARGPLLLVSGQEDLLVPDCVTRAVYKAYGDSTATTDLKQFADRGHSLVIDSGWRSVADYVLDWLDERGVRPTAPAR from the coding sequence GTGTTCATCCATGGCGCGTGGCTGCACGCGCTGTCCTGGGAGTGCTGGGTCGAGCGCTTCACCGGCCACGGCTACCGCGCCCTCGCGCCGGGGTGGCCCGGCGAGGCCGCCACCGCGCGGGAGGCCCGCGAGCACCCGGACCGGGTGCCCGACCTCGGCCTGGACGGCCTCACCGACCACTACGCCGGGATCGTGCGCTCCTTCGAGGTCCCGCCGGTGATCATCGGGCACTCGGTCGGCGGACTGGTCGCGCAGCACCTGGTCGGCGCCGGCCTGGGCCGGGCCGCGGTGGCCCTCGCCCCGGCGCCCGTCAACGACGTGGCGCTGCGCTGCCCGGACTGCGCCTGCGCGTCCGCGCGCCTCGCCGTCCCGCTCACCCCCGAGCGCTTCCGCGACCTCCTCGGCACCACGGTCGGCGGCGCGGAGGGCGAGCGGCTGTACGACCGCTACGTCGTGCCCGCGCCGCGCCGCCTGCTGGCGGACCTCGGCTGCGGCGGCGGCCCCCGGCACCCGAGCACCTCGGCGGACACCCGGAACGCGGCCCGCGGGCCGCTGCTGCTGGTGTCGGGGCAGGAGGACCTGCTGGTGCCCGACTGCGTGACCCGTGCCGTCTACAAGGCGTACGGCGACTCCACCGCGACCACGGACCTCAAGCAGTTCGCCGACCGGGGCCACTCCCTGGTCATCGACAGCGGCTGGCGGTCCGTCGCCGACTATGTCCTCGACTGGCTCGACGAGCGGGGCGTCCGCCCCACCGCCCCGGCCCGCTGA